The following is a genomic window from Methanophagales archaeon.
GCTGCATCCAGCAATTGTAGCAGAACTACCAGGTCGGTATCGCTTCTTATGCTCTGCACTACTACCGCATGCTCACCTTCTACATCGCCTATTATCCTTGTGTATAATTCACCATCCGGGAAACGTCTGAACTCGCACAATACAAGTTCACAGCCCAGTTCCGCAGCAATACGCGCACCCAATGCCTGTGATGCCTTTCCGGGTATTATCTTCATACCTCATTCGCCTGATGTAGCATATATCTCATAGGGCATTATCTTTTTGTTCACCTTCTTCTTGCCCTTTAACCTACTCACGAGATCCGCGGCTTTCTCCTTCTTCTCCCTCATCTTCAAACGTTCCATTATGGCTGCCATCTCTTTGTCCTTGCTTGTATCCCTATACTTGTACTCCTTCTCTTCGGTCTTTACATATTCCTCTTCCTCTTCTGTTATCTCTTCCTCTTCTTCTACCTCTTCGTCCTCCATGCGCTCAAATACAACTACATCCACTTTTATTCAACCCCCTTCGCCCTCATTCGTTTATAATATAATATACCTATGTTGATTTGTTTTAGCCTCTGATAAACTTTACTTCTAATTTCTAATAAATCACCTTCTCCGGATATAATCGCTTTGCCACTGATAGACTCTCCTCCATGTCCTTAGCCTCACAGCTCGCCATTTCATCCTTGTTGAGCATAAACGGCTCATCCAGTAATATCTTCGCCTCGTTCAGAACCATAGTTGACCAGCTAAGACTCCTCACATGTGCCCTGTATCGCTTCATCATCTCCGTCTTGAAGAATTCCCGTGTTTGCTCCGGAGCATTGAATAGTGCATGCCTCACCCTCGCTGAGTATGAATGCCTGTCCACACCTGGCAGTTCCCGTTCTGCAAATACCAGCGACTCCTTTGGATTGAAGAGGCTGGCACCCTTTACCTCATCATCTTTAGTTTTGAGGTAAAATCCGAGATTCTCATCCAGTAACGCATACTGATTACAGATACTGATCCCTTCTGAGGCGCTCTTCGGCTCATAGTTTACGAGCAGTGCTAATTTCGTCACCCAATCTATTCCATCCACATAATCTTCCATAAGCCGTGCTTCAAACTTCTCTAATAGTCTGCTCAAGCATTTCAAACCTCTCTTCTCCCATTTGTCGCCTCCATACTCCGTGCTTACCTTCTCCATCGCATCCAGATAGAACTTTAAAATGCTTACCGCATCTGTTATCTCTCCTGACTTCAGCTTTATCTTCCACTCACATTCCTGAGTATCCGTAGATATCATCTTAAAAGTCTTCACAGGGTCCTCTATCTCTGGAGCATCATCCAAGAACCCTGCTTCAAAAGCGCAAATCACCAGCGCCTGCGCAATATCGCGTAAGAAGATCGAATATTCACACCGCAACCCCTCATAATGGATATCATGAAGCCGCCAATAGCGCCTTGCCGCGTGTGGCTGGTCCCTTGTGTTCAGTATCCCGCGATCCACAGTAGTAGATAGTGAGGACTTCTGGGTTACAAACATCGCCCTCGGTGAAATAACAAACTTCACACCCTCCTGACCGATGAACTCACCTGAGACTACGTCACCTGAGCCTGTGAAGATGATTCGAGTGATGACCCATGGCATAAGCGCCCTCTCCACCCTCTTCCAATCTTTACATGCATCCCTGAGTGTGATTATATTACCATGTGTGGCATACGTAATCGTCTTCACCCGTTTACCTTTCCATACCCCTTTCTCCAGCGCGATATTAGCTACATTATTCTTGTGTACCAGAACCTCCTTCTTCAATGCCAGACTCGCTTCTCTCGCACCCACGAGCGCATATATCTCCGATGCTTTCTCGTATGCCATGGCATCAATGGGATTGTTATATGAGGGTGTAGATATCTCCAGATGCCCCATGTCGTTGTAGATTCGGCAACCGTTATTTCCATAACTGGATGCTATTCGCGATTCATGCACTTCCTGCGATATCTCTGTCGCTGTATCCCAGACGACATCCTGAGAGAACCCACGCCTCTTCAAACCACGAATCGCAGCATTCACGAGTAATGAAGGATTCAAATTCGCCTTCGCACTCACCGGATATTCTTGCTCTATCCCCCTTATCTTACTCTCCGCCCCCTTCCTCCGGCTGTTCATCCGGCTTATTCCTCTTCTTTTCCCCCTTTTCGCTCCTCCGCCTTTATCTCTTCCACCTTCTTCGCTATGCTATCCTCATCCCAGCCATCCAGCTGATCGAACCGGTAGGTCTTGTTGTTTGAATACATCAGATAGTCCAGATATGGATTCCTGACTATTCTATTCCTTATTTCACGACTTATCTCCTCCTCCCAGCCCCTTATATCCTCCTCTTCCGCCAGTAGCCGAACGAGAACCTGCCTTGTTGATTCACCACGACGCCTCTCACGCAGGAATACCACTACTGCACTGGGCATTCGCGCAAGTTCTGGATACCGCTCGAATAACCTTGAGTACTCCTCACCCGTTGGTCTACTCATATCTATCTTTATCTTTGGCTCTTTTGTTATTGTTATCTTATTCCAGCTGAGCGCAGCATTCTCAAATTCTGACGCGAGCTTCACACGCAGTTCTGCCCTCGAGTTCTTCGGCGGGAATAGAAGCGCTTCTCCTAAGTCCTCCTCTGTTAATATCCGTTCTACTCCTATCCTGTCGGCAATGTGCTCATATAAATCGTAATCACAGAGATTGGTGAAATCGAACGATGCTGCTATCTCCTTCTCTATTCGCTCATCCATCAGGTACATGCTCCGATAATCAAACTTCCCCTTCGGGATATAATCGTATTCAAAATCGTCTATCTCGTGCTCTATCACCCACAGTTTCAGCACCCACTCCAGACGCCTCACCACATACATGTCCTCGAGCAAGCCCTGACTGAACTTATCAGTGAGCCTCTTGAAGGTATCTAATACGTATTCATCCCAGTAGGATGTTTCCCGCTCCTCAAACAGCTCTTCTATCACTGACAGATAATAATGATTCAGGTAGTCAATTGCGGATTCCGTTCTTCCATTCATCAATTTTATTACCCAGTCGCCTTCGGTGTTCATAGAGATATCTTTAAAAGTCTGAAGCGGGTTCCAGATCTCCTCCACATGCGTTAGTTTCTCTGACTCTATCGCATCTATTACATAAGAGGTGAGTGCATTATTGAGCAGTCTGGTAACCTCAGACCGAACACCCTCACCTGAGGTGATATGAACCCGGTATTTATCCTTTGTACTCAATGGCTCGTCCCTCGTTGATAATATAGGCCACTGAGAGGGCGATTCAGTTAGAACACGCCTTGAAACCATAGCTTTTGGTGAAAGTACATATTTTATTCCATCCTTCTCCGCTACAAAGCCGCCGGCACCGAAGAATATCTTCCGAAGCACCAGGAAAGGAATGAGTAAATTCTCATTGCCTACAAACCTCTTGCGATCTGCTATGTAAGATTCATGCGTGCCACGGCTGTATCGCTTATCTATCTCAACATTCGCCTTCCAGCACTGTATGTAAGTAGGCTGTGAGCCTCTCCTCTTCAACTTCTCCCTGTATCGCTCATTCGCCTTCTCCACCCCTATCTGCATGTACAGTTCCGCAGCTTTATCATATTTCAGTGCCTCAAATGCATCTCTGCATTCCGGTGTGGCTATTTCCAGATGCCCACCCGTGCAGATATAAATCCGCGAACCATTACGCAAGAAGCCGTCATTCCTCCTCCTCAACTTTGAACATATCGCCTCTGTACCATCGAAGAATGTATAATTCTCAAGTGCGTGAATCACCTCATCCACGTGATAAAATCGCGCATAGCGATATAAACCAGGAGATTCTGAGCTTATACCTACCCTGAATTCATGCTCTATCCCCTGCCATCTGCTCAAATCCACATTCACCATTTTATACGCCCTTAGAAGTGCATTCCGGTGTCTTCCTCAGGCATCGCCTCATATCCCGATGCGATCATCTCCTCCGCCCTTCTCTGTACAAACTTGTCAAAGCCCTCTTTTAGATGCCTCATGCTCACTCCTATATCCTCTACATGCTTATATTGCTTCTGCAACTCCTCCATCTTACTGTTTGCATCCAGTATATCAGCCATTCCTTCATCATCCCACATCTTACGCATGCCTGCATCTTTTATTCTACCACGCTTCAACATGAGTAACGTCCGCTCCTCCAGCGCCTTATCCTTCGCATAGTTGAACACTTGTGCGATAAAACGCCCGGTAACTGTATTCCCTCTCTTTATCCTTCCTATCTCCGTCTCCACGTACTTATCCTCGAACATATACTCCACAAGCCCTTGCACCAGTGACTTCCTCGCTTCTTCTTCTCCTCCTGCCTCTTCTATCACATGACGGTCAAGTGGGACCTTCCTCACATATATGCCTGCAATGGAATAAGCAGCTTCTTTATCTGCCTTTGGCACTTCTATTATCTTATCAAACCGAGCTCTGAATGCCGAATCTATCAGATGTAACCGGTTTGTAGCTCCTATCACAGTAAGATGGGGGTGCAGGGAGTAAAAACCGTCCAGAATATCCA
Proteins encoded in this region:
- a CDS encoding proteasome accessory factor PafA2 family protein; the encoded protein is MNSRRKGAESKIRGIEQEYPVSAKANLNPSLLVNAAIRGLKRRGFSQDVVWDTATEISQEVHESRIASSYGNNGCRIYNDMGHLEISTPSYNNPIDAMAYEKASEIYALVGAREASLALKKEVLVHKNNVANIALEKGVWKGKRVKTITYATHGNIITLRDACKDWKRVERALMPWVITRIIFTGSGDVVSGEFIGQEGVKFVISPRAMFVTQKSSLSTTVDRGILNTRDQPHAARRYWRLHDIHYEGLRCEYSIFLRDIAQALVICAFEAGFLDDAPEIEDPVKTFKMISTDTQECEWKIKLKSGEITDAVSILKFYLDAMEKVSTEYGGDKWEKRGLKCLSRLLEKFEARLMEDYVDGIDWVTKLALLVNYEPKSASEGISICNQYALLDENLGFYLKTKDDEVKGASLFNPKESLVFAERELPGVDRHSYSARVRHALFNAPEQTREFFKTEMMKRYRAHVRSLSWSTMVLNEAKILLDEPFMLNKDEMASCEAKDMEESLSVAKRLYPEKVIY
- a CDS encoding proteasome accessory factor PafA2 family protein: MVNVDLSRWQGIEHEFRVGISSESPGLYRYARFYHVDEVIHALENYTFFDGTEAICSKLRRRNDGFLRNGSRIYICTGGHLEIATPECRDAFEALKYDKAAELYMQIGVEKANERYREKLKRRGSQPTYIQCWKANVEIDKRYSRGTHESYIADRKRFVGNENLLIPFLVLRKIFFGAGGFVAEKDGIKYVLSPKAMVSRRVLTESPSQWPILSTRDEPLSTKDKYRVHITSGEGVRSEVTRLLNNALTSYVIDAIESEKLTHVEEIWNPLQTFKDISMNTEGDWVIKLMNGRTESAIDYLNHYYLSVIEELFEERETSYWDEYVLDTFKRLTDKFSQGLLEDMYVVRRLEWVLKLWVIEHEIDDFEYDYIPKGKFDYRSMYLMDERIEKEIAASFDFTNLCDYDLYEHIADRIGVERILTEEDLGEALLFPPKNSRAELRVKLASEFENAALSWNKITITKEPKIKIDMSRPTGEEYSRLFERYPELARMPSAVVVFLRERRRGESTRQVLVRLLAEEEDIRGWEEEISREIRNRIVRNPYLDYLMYSNNKTYRFDQLDGWDEDSIAKKVEEIKAEERKGGKEEE